The proteins below are encoded in one region of Segatella copri:
- a CDS encoding sialate O-acetylesterase, with protein MKKLLCSALLLAMTLAAQAEVKLPKIFGDNMVLQQQTECNLWGTADANKVVKVRASWNGKTYKTQADAQGKWAMKIETPQAGGPYELSLSDGKELKLHNILIGEVWICSGQSNMEMPMKGFKAQPVAGTPEELMLCKDQQLRLFTVQRNAQLHPVDTVAGDWKEADAASVREFSAAAYYYGKTLRQSLGVPVGLIVTSWGGSACEAWINGNLIKSDWLKAFPKLHTPWNEADVKKYQQRCPSALYNGMLHPLIGYTMKGVIWYQGEDNCNRYATYADQMQTLVNSWRKEWKQGIFPFYYCQIAPYDYSLIKWKNNSALLREKQMEAEKRISNCRMAVLLDAGLEYGIHPRKKKEVGERLALLSLANTYGQKGLPDFAVYKSVEFKGDTAVVSFDRSKEWVYFNNGPKSDNFEIAGEDQVFHKAQAWISRNKVYVKSEDVKKPVAVRYAFKNWVVGDLFHDGLPVSSFRTDDWEVK; from the coding sequence ATGAAGAAACTGTTATGTTCAGCTCTGCTGCTTGCCATGACTCTGGCAGCGCAGGCAGAAGTGAAACTGCCAAAGATCTTTGGCGACAATATGGTATTACAACAGCAGACGGAATGCAACCTCTGGGGTACTGCTGATGCCAACAAGGTGGTAAAAGTGCGTGCTTCCTGGAACGGCAAGACCTATAAGACTCAAGCCGATGCCCAGGGAAAATGGGCGATGAAGATAGAAACGCCTCAGGCTGGCGGCCCTTATGAACTGAGTCTGAGCGATGGAAAGGAACTGAAACTTCACAATATCCTGATTGGTGAGGTCTGGATCTGTTCGGGTCAGAGTAACATGGAGATGCCGATGAAGGGATTCAAGGCACAGCCTGTTGCGGGCACTCCTGAAGAACTGATGCTGTGTAAAGACCAGCAGTTGCGCCTTTTTACGGTTCAGCGCAATGCCCAGTTGCATCCTGTTGATACGGTGGCTGGCGACTGGAAGGAAGCTGATGCTGCAAGCGTTCGTGAGTTTAGTGCTGCTGCTTATTATTATGGTAAGACGTTGCGCCAATCGCTGGGTGTACCAGTAGGTCTGATTGTTACTTCCTGGGGCGGTAGTGCCTGTGAGGCATGGATCAACGGCAATCTCATCAAGAGCGATTGGCTCAAGGCATTCCCTAAACTTCATACACCTTGGAATGAGGCTGATGTGAAGAAATATCAGCAGCGCTGTCCTTCGGCTCTCTATAATGGTATGCTCCATCCGCTCATCGGTTACACCATGAAGGGTGTTATCTGGTATCAGGGTGAGGATAACTGCAATCGCTATGCTACTTATGCCGACCAGATGCAGACCCTGGTAAACAGTTGGCGCAAGGAATGGAAGCAGGGGATTTTTCCGTTCTATTATTGTCAGATTGCACCCTACGATTATAGTCTGATAAAATGGAAAAACAACAGTGCCCTGCTTCGTGAAAAGCAGATGGAGGCAGAGAAGCGCATCAGCAACTGCCGTATGGCTGTATTGCTTGATGCCGGTCTGGAGTATGGCATCCATCCACGTAAGAAGAAGGAGGTGGGCGAGCGTCTGGCTCTGCTTTCTCTTGCCAATACTTATGGTCAGAAGGGATTGCCTGATTTCGCTGTCTACAAGAGTGTTGAGTTCAAGGGCGATACCGCTGTAGTCAGCTTCGACCGCAGCAAGGAGTGGGTTTACTTCAACAATGGTCCTAAGAGCGACAACTTCGAGATTGCCGGCGAAGATCAGGTATTCCACAAGGCACAGGCTTGGATTTCACGCAACAAGGTTTATGTAAAGAGTGAGGACGTGAAGAAACCTGTGGCTGTGCGCTATGCGTTCAAAAACTGGGTTGTGGGCGACCTTTTCCACGATGGTCTGCCTGTCAGCTCTTTCCGTACCGACGATTGGGAAGTGAAGTAA
- a CDS encoding glycoside hydrolase family 2 TIM barrel-domain containing protein, producing MLMAMMLLLGAGSAKASAYDDTSVAGLFPVNNQGREVWNFNPNWRFHLGDVLGAERADYDDTSWGVVSTPHSVKLEPAEASGCRNYQGIAWYRKTFIVPGNRSEIYFEAIMGKQKIYVNGKLAKEHFGGYLPVIVNLKEQGLKKGDKCVVAVMADNSNDKSYPPGKPQYTLDFAYHGGIYRDVWLINKKEISITNVIEADRRDAGIFVHFSNISEKQAKVFVDVDLQNVGGKARKVKVEQSLLDASGKVLKTISQNVLLAAGDAHQTVRQMFSVRNPHLWSPETPYLYSVVTRIKDGKQVLDGGKTKLGIRSFEFRGKEGFWLNGKKYRQFIGANRHQDFAYVGNALPNSQQWRDVLRLKNAGFNIIRTAHYPQDPSFMDACDELGIFIIVATPGWQYWNKDPQFAERVFQNTREIIRRDRNHPSVLMWEPILNETRYPKDFALKSLQLTKDEYPYPYRPVAVADWNSAGVKENYDVVYGWPDMDMSGISQCVFTREFGEYVDDWYAHNNLNRASRSWGEKPMLTQAYSLAKTTEEMHTPGQFIGGCQWHPFDHQRGYHPDPYWGGIYDAFRQKKTAYYMFESQRSDQPFVHIAHEMTQFSDADVTVFSNCDSVRLTTYQGAHTYTLPVLHPTAAAFNAPVVFKNAWDFWEAREYSYKKKSPQMVVMVAEGYKDGKVVCTDQRMPSRRSTKLRLYVDEMGKPLVADGSDFVVVVAEVTDDNGHVRRLTKENIRFTLEGEGEIIGDASINANPRAVEWGSAPILVRSTMKPGKIKIHAEVQFPGTHAPTPADLEIESVAYQGTMMMGTKTAKSATSSSVQNASSATSSSSHEFTPEQKAKMLKEVEDQQADFGINN from the coding sequence ATATTGATGGCTATGATGCTTTTGCTGGGCGCAGGCTCGGCAAAGGCATCGGCTTACGATGATACATCGGTGGCGGGTTTGTTTCCTGTCAACAACCAGGGACGCGAGGTGTGGAATTTCAATCCCAACTGGCGGTTCCATCTGGGTGATGTGCTGGGCGCAGAACGTGCCGACTATGATGATACAAGCTGGGGGGTAGTTTCTACCCCTCATAGTGTGAAACTGGAACCTGCTGAGGCTTCGGGTTGCCGCAACTATCAGGGTATAGCCTGGTATCGCAAAACCTTTATCGTGCCGGGCAATCGCTCTGAAATCTATTTCGAGGCAATAATGGGCAAGCAGAAGATTTATGTGAACGGCAAACTGGCTAAGGAGCACTTCGGCGGTTACCTGCCTGTTATCGTCAACCTGAAAGAGCAGGGACTGAAGAAGGGCGATAAGTGTGTGGTGGCTGTGATGGCTGACAACTCTAATGACAAGAGTTATCCTCCTGGCAAACCGCAGTATACACTCGACTTTGCTTATCATGGTGGTATCTATCGCGATGTATGGCTTATCAATAAGAAGGAGATTTCTATCACCAACGTGATTGAAGCCGACCGCCGTGATGCCGGCATCTTCGTTCATTTCTCGAATATTTCAGAGAAGCAGGCGAAGGTGTTTGTTGATGTCGACTTGCAGAATGTGGGCGGAAAGGCACGCAAGGTGAAGGTGGAGCAGAGTCTGCTGGATGCTTCGGGCAAGGTGCTCAAGACCATTTCGCAGAATGTGCTCCTGGCAGCTGGCGATGCACATCAGACCGTCAGACAGATGTTCTCTGTCAGGAATCCGCATCTCTGGTCGCCGGAGACACCTTATTTATATAGTGTGGTTACCCGCATCAAGGATGGTAAGCAGGTATTGGACGGCGGAAAGACCAAGTTAGGTATCCGCAGCTTCGAGTTCCGTGGCAAGGAAGGTTTCTGGCTCAATGGCAAGAAATACCGTCAGTTTATCGGTGCCAACCGTCATCAGGATTTTGCTTATGTGGGCAATGCACTTCCCAACAGTCAGCAATGGAGAGATGTGCTCCGTCTGAAGAATGCCGGTTTCAACATCATCCGTACTGCCCACTATCCTCAGGACCCGTCGTTCATGGATGCCTGCGATGAACTCGGAATCTTCATCATCGTGGCTACACCGGGCTGGCAGTATTGGAACAAGGACCCTCAATTTGCCGAGCGTGTGTTCCAGAATACCCGTGAAATCATCCGTCGTGACCGCAACCATCCTTCGGTTCTGATGTGGGAGCCTATCCTGAATGAGACCCGCTATCCTAAGGATTTCGCCCTGAAGTCGCTGCAGTTGACCAAGGATGAGTATCCTTATCCATACCGTCCTGTGGCTGTTGCCGACTGGAATTCGGCAGGTGTCAAGGAAAATTATGATGTGGTTTACGGATGGCCGGATATGGATATGAGCGGCATCAGCCAGTGTGTCTTTACCCGAGAGTTTGGTGAGTATGTGGATGACTGGTATGCGCATAACAACCTGAACCGTGCCAGCCGCAGCTGGGGTGAGAAACCGATGCTGACCCAGGCTTATTCTCTGGCGAAGACAACAGAGGAGATGCACACACCGGGACAGTTTATCGGTGGTTGCCAATGGCATCCTTTCGATCATCAGCGCGGCTATCATCCAGATCCTTACTGGGGCGGTATCTATGATGCATTCCGACAGAAGAAGACTGCTTATTATATGTTTGAGTCACAGCGCAGCGACCAGCCATTTGTGCATATCGCTCACGAGATGACCCAGTTCAGCGATGCCGATGTGACGGTATTCTCTAATTGTGACAGCGTTCGTCTTACCACCTATCAAGGTGCTCATACCTATACTTTGCCAGTTCTTCATCCTACGGCAGCCGCCTTTAATGCCCCTGTGGTATTCAAGAATGCCTGGGATTTTTGGGAGGCTCGCGAATACAGTTATAAGAAGAAATCTCCTCAGATGGTAGTGATGGTAGCAGAGGGATACAAGGATGGCAAGGTGGTTTGTACCGACCAGCGCATGCCTTCCCGCCGCAGCACCAAACTCCGTCTTTATGTTGATGAGATGGGCAAACCGCTGGTGGCTGATGGCAGCGACTTTGTGGTTGTGGTAGCCGAAGTGACCGATGATAACGGTCATGTTCGCCGTCTGACTAAAGAGAATATCCGCTTTACCCTGGAGGGTGAGGGCGAAATCATTGGTGATGCCAGCATCAATGCCAATCCGAGAGCTGTAGAATGGGGTAGTGCTCCTATCCTGGTGCGCAGCACGATGAAGCCGGGCAAGATTAAGATTCATGCCGAGGTTCAGTTCCCGGGTACTCATGCTCCTACTCCTGCCGACCTGGAGATAGAGAGCGTAGCTTATCAGGGAACCATGATGATGGGTACAAAGACTGCCAAGTCTGCCACTTCATCATCTGTTCAGAATGCTTCTTCTGCCACTTCTTCTTCTTCTCATGAGTTTACACCCGAGCAGAAGGCAAAGATGCTGAAAGAGGTAGAAGACCAGCAGGCTGATTTCGGTATTAATAATTAA